The Malus domestica chromosome 13, GDT2T_hap1 genome includes a window with the following:
- the LOC103451654 gene encoding 3-ketoacyl-CoA synthase 6-like: MPPIMQDFSNSVKLKYVKLGYQYLVNHILTLTLILIMAGILLEVIRLGPDELLKLWDSLHFDLVQILCSSFLIIFIATVYFMSKPRSIYLVDYACFKPPVTCRVPFSTFMEHSRLNLSNNPKSVEFQMRILERSGLGEETCLPPAIHYIPPNPTMEAARGEAELVIFSAMDSLFEKTGLKPKDIDILIVNCSLFSPTPSLSAMVINKYKLRSNIKSFNLSGMGCSAGLISIDLARDLLQVHPNSNAVVVSTEIITPNYYQGNERAMLLPNCLFRMGGAALLLSNRRSEHRRAKYRLVHVVRTHKGADDKAYRCVFEEEDKEGNVGISLSKDLMAIAGEALKSNITTIGPLVLPASEQLLFLFTLIGRKILNPKWKPYIPDFREAFEHFCIHAGGRAVIDELQKNLQLSAEHCEASRMTLHRFGNTSSSSLWYELGYIEAKGRMKKGDRVWQIAFGSGFKCNSAVWKCNRTITTTSDGPWADCIDNYPVHIPEVVKL; encoded by the coding sequence ATGCCTCCAATCATGCAGGACTTCTCCAACTCCGTCAAGCTCAAGTATGTCAAGCTCGGCTACCAGTACCTCGTCAACCACATTCTTACCCTCACTCTCATCCTCATCATGGCCGGAATCCTACTGGAGGTCATCCGCCTCGGCCCCGACGAGCTTCTCAAGCTCTGGGACTCACTTCACTTCGATCTCGTCCAAATCCTCTGCTCCTCAttcctcatcatcttcatcGCCACCGTCTACTTTATGTCCAAACCCCGCTCCATCTACCTCGTCGACTACGCCTGTTTCAAGCCTCCAGTCACCTGCCGCGTCCCCTTCTCCACCTTCATGGAGCACTCCCGCCTCAACCTCAGCAACAACCCCAAGAGCGTCGAGTTCCAGATGAGGATCCTCGAGCGCTCGGGCCTCGGGGAGGAGACCTGCCTCCCTCCGGCGATTCACTATATTCCGCCCAACCCCACCATGGAGGCCGCTAGGGGCGAGGCGGAGCTCGTCATCTTCTCCGCCATGGACTCTCTGTTCGAGAAGACTGGGCTCAAGCCCAAAGACATCGATATTCTCATTGTTAACTGTAGCCTCTTCTCGCCGACGCCGTCGCTCTCGGCGATGGTGATCAACAAGTACAAGCTCCGAAGCAACATCAAGAGCTTCAACCTCTCCGGCATGGGCTGCAGCGCCGGCCTCATTTCAATCGATTTGGCGCGCGACCTCCTCCAGGTGCATCCCAATTCCAACGCGGTGGTCGTCAGCACCGAGATCATCACCCCGAACTATTACCAAGGCAACGAGAGGGCGATGCTCCTCCCTAACTGCCTCTTCCGGATGGGCGGCGCCGCCTTGCTTTTATCAAACAGGAGGTCCGAGCACCGCCGCGCAAAATACCGATTGGTCCACGTAGTAAGGACACACAAGGGAGCAGATGACAAGGCGTATAGGTGCGTGTTCgaggaagaagacaaggaagGCAACGTTGGAATTTCACTCTCTAAAGATCTGATGGCGATTGCGGGGGAAGCGCTGAAATCGAACATCACGACGATCGGCCCGCTAGTGCTGCCGGCGTCGGAGCAGTTGCTGTTTCTCTTCACGCTCATCGGCCGGAAAATCTTGAACCCGAAATGGAAGCCCTACATTCCTGATTTCCGAGAGGCGTTCGAGCACTTCTGCATCCACGCGGGCGGAAGGGCGGTGATCGACGAGCTGCAGAAGAATTTACAGCTGTCGGCGGAGCACTGCGAGGCGTCGAGGATGACACTGCACAGGTTCGGCAATACGTCGTCGTCGTCACTGTGGTACGAGTTGGGGTACATCGAGGCGAAGGGTAGGATGAAAAAAGGTGATAGGGTTTGGCAGATTGCATTCGGGAGCGGGTTTAAGTGCAACAGCGCGGTCTGGAAGTGCAATCGGACCATCACAACAACGTCAGATGGGCCCTGGGCTGATTGCATCGATAATTACCCGGTTCATATCCCTGAGGTGGTCAAGCTCTAA